One Deinococcus grandis DNA window includes the following coding sequences:
- a CDS encoding DMT family transporter yields the protein MSARARGALLLIAVTCLWGSTFAVVKTLGQLLPAADLIFWRFLIASVALLPLVAWTRRNAARTPRTPDGWRGRSLWRDGFLLGAWLIAGYGTQTIALQTTSANRAAFFTALSVVLVPLWLVFAQRRRMPGTLWLALPLAVAGLALLSWEGGALVTGDAWALACAVTYAGFIVTLERMAGRHAALPFTVTQVLSVTALALVWLLLGGAPSLPPAAAWGPLLYLGVAATALTTLLQTIGQRSVSAAEASLIYALEPVTATAFSFVLIGEQVGLRGALGGALVVVATVLSQRADAPHAETPSVQVE from the coding sequence ATGTCGGCCCGTGCGCGTGGCGCCCTCCTGTTGATCGCGGTGACCTGCCTGTGGGGCAGCACCTTCGCGGTGGTCAAGACGCTGGGGCAGCTGCTCCCGGCGGCGGACCTGATCTTCTGGCGGTTCCTGATCGCCTCTGTGGCCCTGCTGCCGCTGGTCGCCTGGACGCGCCGGAACGCGGCCCGCACCCCCCGCACCCCGGACGGCTGGCGGGGCCGCAGCCTGTGGCGGGACGGGTTTCTCCTGGGCGCGTGGCTGATCGCCGGGTACGGCACGCAGACGATCGCGCTGCAGACCACGAGCGCGAACCGCGCGGCGTTCTTCACGGCCCTGAGCGTGGTGCTCGTGCCGCTGTGGCTGGTCTTCGCGCAGCGGCGGCGCATGCCGGGCACGCTGTGGCTGGCGCTGCCGCTGGCCGTGGCGGGCCTGGCGCTGCTGTCCTGGGAGGGCGGCGCGCTCGTCACCGGGGACGCGTGGGCGCTGGCGTGCGCCGTGACGTACGCGGGATTCATCGTCACCCTGGAACGCATGGCCGGGCGGCACGCGGCGCTGCCGTTCACGGTCACGCAGGTCCTGAGCGTCACCGCGCTGGCGCTCGTGTGGCTGCTGCTGGGCGGCGCGCCGTCCCTGCCCCCGGCGGCGGCGTGGGGGCCGCTGCTGTACCTGGGCGTGGCGGCCACCGCCCTGACCACGCTGCTGCAGACCATCGGGCAGCGCAGCGTGAGTGCGGCCGAGGCCAGCCTGATCTACGCGCTGGAACCCGTGACCGCCACCGCGTTCAGTTTCGTCCTGATCGGCGAGCAGGTCGGGCTGCGCGGCGCGCTGGGGGGCGCGCTGGTGGTCGTGGCGACCGTGCTCAGCCAGCGGGCGGACGCCCCGCACGCCGAGACGCCGTCCGTGCAGGTGGAGTGA
- a CDS encoding HesB/IscA family protein has translation MTATTTPETSGGVPAREITISEFGAQKALGILANSGKENAGVRVFIKSGGCSGYQYGMAIDDRELEGDLIVVDRGVKLLVDRMSLPLLRGSEVDFVENMMGGGFTVHNPNATSACGCGSSFRTDGAQSPDGEGSGGCGSH, from the coding sequence ATGACCGCGACCACCACCCCCGAAACCAGCGGCGGCGTGCCCGCCCGTGAGATCACCATCAGCGAATTCGGCGCGCAGAAAGCCCTCGGTATTCTCGCCAACAGCGGCAAGGAGAACGCCGGTGTGCGCGTGTTCATCAAGAGCGGCGGTTGCAGCGGCTACCAGTACGGCATGGCCATCGACGACCGCGAACTCGAAGGTGACCTGATCGTCGTGGACCGCGGCGTGAAACTGCTCGTCGACCGCATGAGCCTGCCCCTGCTGCGCGGCAGTGAGGTGGACTTCGTGGAGAACATGATGGGCGGCGGCTTCACCGTGCACAACCCCAACGCCACCTCCGCGTGCGGGTGCGGGTCGTCCTTCCGGACGGACGGCGCCCAGTCCCCGGACGGCGAGGGCTCCGGCGGCTGCGGCAGCCACTGA
- a CDS encoding cytochrome b, protein MNQWLDDRLHISRLNDKFLRKAFPVHHSFFLGEITLFSLIVLIITGILLALAYEPSNSMVLNSFDPGTADKPNMLPAAYHSALKINAMPFGDMLRRIHHWMANIMIAAAVLHMMRIYFTGAFKKPREINWWIGMLLLIFAGLTAVTGYILPYDNYAYSTVKVIYAITASVPWVGDWLAQAAFAGRFPGDGIIPRIYGYHIMLLPGILLALTGAHMLIMIKQKHTQPQYAKRLAYKKIVGVPLMTQQTPIMLLLALLFTGLVVLFAAFIPVHPIEYFGPPSSSGVDNIKPDWYLLWVFGALAIIPGFEWEVLGGVINAEFVGAMVFPGIVIGAMFAVPMLDRSKDNQYYAENPTNHPVRLAGGVAFMAMMIVMSVAGYKPELIAGGLLTTQNANTILWILTFLVPAISYFATIGIVRLIRAIREADERDALAHAHADD, encoded by the coding sequence ATGAACCAGTGGCTCGACGATCGCCTTCACATCTCGCGCCTGAACGACAAGTTCCTGCGCAAGGCCTTCCCCGTGCATCACTCCTTCTTCCTGGGGGAGATCACGCTGTTCAGCCTGATCGTGCTGATCATCACCGGGATCCTGCTGGCGCTGGCCTACGAACCCAGCAACAGCATGGTGCTGAACTCCTTCGATCCGGGCACTGCTGACAAGCCCAACATGCTGCCCGCCGCGTACCACTCGGCGCTGAAGATCAACGCCATGCCCTTCGGGGACATGCTGCGCCGCATCCACCACTGGATGGCGAACATCATGATCGCCGCCGCCGTGCTGCACATGATGCGCATCTACTTCACGGGCGCGTTCAAGAAACCCCGTGAAATCAACTGGTGGATCGGCATGCTGCTGCTGATCTTCGCGGGCCTGACCGCCGTGACCGGCTACATCCTGCCGTACGACAACTACGCGTACAGCACCGTGAAGGTCATCTACGCGATCACCGCGTCCGTGCCCTGGGTGGGCGACTGGCTGGCGCAGGCCGCCTTCGCGGGCCGCTTCCCCGGTGACGGGATCATCCCGCGCATCTACGGCTATCACATCATGCTGCTGCCCGGCATCCTGCTGGCCCTGACCGGCGCGCACATGCTGATCATGATCAAGCAGAAGCACACCCAGCCCCAGTACGCCAAACGACTGGCGTACAAGAAGATCGTGGGCGTGCCGCTCATGACCCAGCAGACCCCCATCATGCTGCTGCTGGCCCTGCTGTTCACCGGCCTGGTCGTGCTGTTCGCGGCGTTCATCCCGGTGCACCCCATCGAGTACTTCGGGCCACCCAGCTCCTCGGGCGTGGACAACATCAAGCCCGACTGGTACCTGCTGTGGGTCTTCGGTGCCCTGGCCATCATTCCCGGTTTCGAATGGGAAGTGCTGGGCGGCGTGATCAACGCCGAGTTCGTCGGCGCGATGGTGTTCCCCGGTATCGTCATCGGCGCGATGTTCGCGGTGCCCATGCTGGACCGCAGCAAGGACAACCAGTACTACGCCGAGAACCCCACCAACCACCCGGTGCGTCTGGCAGGCGGCGTGGCGTTCATGGCCATGATGATCGTCATGTCCGTCGCGGGCTACAAGCCCGAACTGATCGCCGGTGGTCTGCTGACCACCCAGAATGCCAACACGATCCTGTGGATCCTGACGTTCCTGGTCCCGGCCATCAGCTACTTCGCGACCATCGGCATCGTGCGTCTGATCCGCGCCATCCGCGAGGCGGACGAGCGCGACGCGCTGGCCCACGCCCACGCAGACGACTGA
- a CDS encoding serine hydrolase encodes MGLRVTDLNGTELVAWNADRVFPAASTIKVPLLVLALQEAQAGRLDLSARVTMQPGDRVPGAGVLHDLDGGLALTWRDVLTLMIVVSDNTATNLVIGRLGVDAVNAWLAAQGLTGTRLVGKLQLPPEQRNEAQRRGERNATTARDQTALLRALVAGEVLVGTHTALALDILERQQYRDLIARHVPCGPDGERLYRSATKSGELLGVHHDVGVLFTPRPLLVALLSGGGADPREHPENADVRTLAEALWPLLAALGGAPGAGDI; translated from the coding sequence GTGGGGCTGCGGGTCACGGACCTGAACGGCACCGAACTGGTCGCCTGGAACGCGGACCGGGTGTTTCCGGCGGCGAGCACCATCAAGGTGCCGCTGCTGGTGCTCGCCCTGCAGGAGGCGCAGGCGGGGCGGCTGGACCTGTCGGCCCGCGTGACCATGCAGCCCGGGGACCGCGTGCCGGGCGCGGGCGTCCTGCACGACTTAGACGGTGGGCTGGCCCTGACGTGGCGGGACGTGCTGACCCTGATGATCGTCGTGAGCGACAACACCGCCACGAACCTCGTGATCGGGCGGCTGGGCGTGGACGCCGTGAACGCGTGGCTCGCGGCGCAGGGCCTGACGGGCACGCGGCTGGTCGGGAAGTTGCAGTTGCCCCCCGAACAGCGCAACGAGGCGCAGCGGCGTGGCGAGCGCAACGCCACCACCGCCCGCGACCAGACGGCGCTGCTGCGCGCCCTGGTGGCCGGGGAGGTCCTGGTCGGGACGCACACGGCGCTGGCGCTGGACATCCTGGAACGGCAGCAGTACCGCGACCTGATCGCCCGGCACGTGCCCTGCGGCCCGGACGGGGAGCGGCTGTACCGCAGCGCCACGAAGAGCGGCGAACTGCTGGGCGTTCACCATGACGTCGGCGTGCTGTTCACGCCCCGCCCCCTGCTGGTGGCGCTGCTCTCCGGGGGTGGCGCGGACCCGCGCGAACATCCCGAGAACGCCGACGTGCGGACGCTGGCGGAGGCGCTGTGGCCGCTGCTGGCGGCACTGGGCGGCGCCCCGGGTGCAGGGGACATTTAA
- a CDS encoding peptide ABC transporter substrate-binding protein has protein sequence MKKTLALTAFLLGAALAGPANNSLVVGTSQEPPNIYDPWNTNNLAITSEINGYMGAGLTYQDDDGTTKADIATRVPTLGNGDYKVVKDSKGDVIRNSVTYTIRKDAKWSDGTPIKVADFQFWLKLENDDRVPVPDRDPWDRAKITVNDADTFTITFEPPYLFADQVSPGLAPSHIMSAAWNAFDAKTKNEKDAKVTNEEWKKFISSFTTARSLPKVVAGPFKPTAWRTGNSLTMTRNAAYWNQPKNPENYVQTVTYRFIPNTNTLKVNILSGQLDAVSAVGLTFDQGTDLARNERNKYKTYFVPGAVWEHIDINARGQRAKDLDLDDPRMRQALLYAIDRDALTKALFQGKQAVSNSWIGPVSKLYKKDVTDYNLNVAKAKQLFAALGWTPGSDGILQKGGKKLTLNFSTTAGNSTRERVQQILQAQWKAVGVQVNIQNYPASVIFGPDFLSKGESGKWDMAMYAWSNNPVFEEGNLWKSEGIPTAANGYSGQNNPGWNNAEYDKLYKQAKVEFNQADRIKLFDRMQAVWNSEVPSLPLYFRVNVYTKVPGLVNYTFSAITQYPSWNAANIGWASKGAVEEYKQK, from the coding sequence ATGAAGAAGACCCTTGCCCTCACTGCATTCCTGCTCGGCGCGGCCCTGGCCGGTCCCGCCAACAACAGTCTCGTCGTCGGCACCTCACAGGAACCGCCGAATATCTATGACCCCTGGAACACCAACAACCTCGCCATCACCAGCGAGATCAACGGCTACATGGGTGCGGGCCTGACCTACCAGGACGACGACGGCACCACCAAGGCCGACATCGCCACCCGCGTCCCCACCCTCGGCAACGGCGACTACAAGGTCGTCAAGGACAGCAAGGGCGACGTGATCCGCAACAGCGTCACGTACACCATCCGCAAGGATGCCAAGTGGAGTGACGGCACGCCCATCAAGGTCGCCGACTTCCAGTTCTGGCTGAAACTCGAGAACGACGACCGCGTGCCCGTGCCCGACCGTGACCCCTGGGACCGCGCGAAGATCACCGTGAACGACGCCGACACCTTCACGATCACCTTCGAGCCGCCCTACCTGTTCGCGGATCAGGTCAGCCCCGGCCTGGCACCCAGCCACATCATGAGCGCCGCCTGGAACGCCTTCGACGCCAAGACGAAGAACGAGAAGGACGCCAAGGTCACCAACGAGGAATGGAAGAAGTTCATCTCCTCGTTCACGACCGCCCGCAGCCTGCCCAAGGTCGTGGCCGGGCCGTTCAAACCCACCGCGTGGCGCACCGGCAACAGCCTGACCATGACCCGCAACGCCGCGTACTGGAATCAGCCGAAGAACCCCGAGAACTACGTGCAGACCGTCACGTACCGCTTCATCCCGAACACCAACACCCTGAAGGTCAACATCCTGTCCGGGCAGCTGGACGCCGTGAGTGCCGTGGGCCTCACCTTCGACCAGGGCACCGATCTGGCCCGCAACGAGCGCAACAAGTACAAGACGTACTTCGTGCCCGGCGCCGTGTGGGAGCACATCGACATCAACGCCCGCGGGCAGCGCGCCAAGGACCTCGACCTCGACGATCCGCGCATGCGTCAGGCGCTGCTGTACGCCATCGACCGTGACGCCCTGACCAAGGCGCTGTTCCAGGGCAAACAGGCCGTGTCCAACAGCTGGATCGGCCCGGTCAGCAAGCTGTACAAGAAAGACGTCACCGACTACAACCTGAACGTCGCCAAGGCCAAACAGCTGTTCGCAGCGCTCGGCTGGACGCCCGGCAGCGACGGCATCCTGCAGAAGGGCGGCAAGAAACTCACCCTGAACTTCTCCACCACCGCCGGTAACAGCACCCGCGAGCGCGTCCAGCAGATTCTGCAGGCGCAGTGGAAGGCCGTGGGCGTGCAGGTGAACATCCAGAACTACCCCGCCAGCGTCATCTTCGGCCCGGACTTCCTGAGCAAGGGCGAGAGCGGCAAGTGGGACATGGCCATGTACGCCTGGTCGAACAACCCCGTCTTCGAGGAAGGCAACCTCTGGAAGAGCGAGGGCATCCCCACCGCCGCCAACGGCTACTCCGGCCAGAACAACCCCGGCTGGAACAACGCCGAGTACGACAAGCTGTACAAGCAGGCCAAGGTGGAATTCAACCAGGCCGACCGCATCAAGCTCTTCGACCGCATGCAGGCCGTCTGGAACAGCGAGGTGCCCTCCCTGCCCCTGTACTTCCGCGTGAACGTGTACACCAAGGTCCCGGGCCTCGTGAACTACACCTTCAGCGCCATCACGCAGTACCCCAGCTGGAACGCCGCGAACATCGGCTGGGCCAGCAAGGGCGCCGTCGAGGAGTACAAGCAGAAGTAA
- a CDS encoding QcrA and Rieske domain-containing protein has protein sequence MTRYKKQDPEITRRKFINVAMGTGAGVGVLSLVSALGSAKPAFRLTAEKAPPLEGDVLVHADASKYGQPIKPSELSDIAIVAYPMGKTKDGTPVIRAGEPNNQIGVYKFDPAQLKAPTKIEDTDNGIVAYSNTCTHAGCFPKSVQGSAIVNCPCHSGQYEPKEGCRVLGGPPPKPMPQLGVKVQGDQLVLTSSFLTSPYGYKSDEEWEAYLKQAEELLA, from the coding sequence ATGACCCGGTACAAGAAACAAGATCCTGAAATCACGCGCCGCAAGTTCATCAACGTGGCCATGGGCACCGGCGCCGGTGTCGGCGTGCTGAGCCTCGTGAGTGCGCTCGGCAGCGCCAAGCCCGCCTTCCGCCTGACCGCCGAGAAGGCCCCGCCCCTGGAAGGCGACGTGCTCGTGCACGCCGACGCCAGCAAGTACGGCCAGCCCATCAAGCCGTCCGAACTGAGCGATATCGCCATCGTCGCCTACCCCATGGGCAAGACGAAGGACGGGACGCCCGTGATCCGCGCCGGTGAGCCGAACAACCAGATCGGGGTGTACAAGTTCGATCCTGCACAGCTCAAGGCACCAACGAAGATCGAGGACACCGACAACGGTATCGTGGCCTACTCGAACACCTGCACGCACGCCGGGTGCTTCCCGAAGTCCGTGCAGGGCAGCGCCATCGTGAACTGCCCCTGCCACTCCGGGCAGTACGAACCCAAGGAAGGCTGCCGCGTGCTGGGCGGTCCGCCGCCCAAGCCCATGCCGCAGCTGGGCGTGAAGGTCCAGGGCGATCAGCTCGTGCTGACGTCCTCGTTCCTGACCTCGCCCTACGGGTACAAGAGTGATGAGGAGTGGGAAGCCTACCTGAAGCAGGCTGAGGAGTTGCTCGCATGA
- a CDS encoding response regulator, protein MIRVLLVDDHALFRQGLRSLLESEGMRVIGEAANGREAIRYAADTHPDVILMDIQMPDLDGVKATQSILEIDPNARVIMITMYRQDRYVFEAVKAGARGYVLKDADAATLLDVIRRVAAGEALLDPEMAQNVLDDFRDKREELPSEKHADLNERETMILKLLAQGFSNQDIALRLDISEKTVRNRLSEIFTKLQLNNRTQAALYAIREGIANLE, encoded by the coding sequence ATGATTCGCGTCTTGCTCGTGGATGATCACGCGCTGTTCCGTCAGGGACTGCGCAGCCTGCTGGAGTCCGAGGGAATGCGCGTGATCGGCGAGGCCGCCAACGGCCGCGAGGCGATCCGGTACGCGGCGGACACGCACCCGGACGTGATCCTGATGGACATCCAGATGCCGGACCTGGACGGCGTGAAGGCCACGCAGAGCATCCTGGAGATCGACCCGAACGCCCGGGTGATCATGATCACCATGTACCGCCAGGACCGCTACGTGTTCGAGGCCGTGAAGGCCGGGGCGCGCGGGTACGTCCTGAAGGACGCGGACGCCGCGACGCTGCTCGACGTGATCCGCCGCGTGGCGGCCGGTGAGGCGCTGCTGGACCCGGAGATGGCGCAGAACGTCCTGGACGACTTCCGTGACAAGCGCGAGGAGCTGCCCAGCGAGAAGCACGCGGACCTGAACGAACGCGAGACGATGATCCTGAAGCTGCTCGCGCAGGGCTTCTCGAATCAGGACATCGCGCTGAGGCTGGACATCAGTGAGAAGACGGTGCGCAACCGCCTGTCGGAGATCTTCACGAAGTTGCAGCTGAACAACCGCACGCAGGCGGCGCTGTACGCGATCCGCGAGGGCATCGCGAACCTTGAGTAA
- a CDS encoding c-type cytochrome, with translation MPWVAIVSAAIMWIILLFLFNKETAPEPVVVDPAVVANINKEWPTVGKTVFAGNCAGCHGAEGQGGIGPKLAGNEKILKDPVYVHTIITKGKGGMPAQTQLKENEVYAVANYVLNSWGNKLEEPLTPATVAEGQTKIDPAVLKNRSRFVPEDIKLPEIFLATFVMVLLTYGLIGLYSVWAEGTELHPGIHKVRSTPLATLGILTTLGLTVVFGVLFVRQMVTDFAGWGAKEPVAPNVTAEGFYAAMILLMLAASIALYKKYFMDGEVLVEDASGEFPW, from the coding sequence ATGCCCTGGGTCGCCATTGTCAGTGCGGCCATCATGTGGATCATCCTGCTGTTCCTGTTCAACAAGGAAACGGCACCGGAACCTGTGGTGGTGGACCCGGCGGTCGTGGCGAACATCAACAAAGAATGGCCGACGGTCGGCAAGACGGTCTTCGCTGGCAACTGCGCCGGTTGCCACGGCGCGGAAGGTCAGGGCGGCATCGGCCCGAAACTGGCCGGGAACGAGAAGATCCTCAAGGATCCCGTCTACGTGCACACCATCATCACCAAGGGCAAGGGCGGGATGCCCGCACAGACCCAGCTCAAGGAGAACGAGGTCTACGCGGTCGCGAACTACGTCCTGAACTCCTGGGGCAACAAGCTCGAGGAGCCCCTGACGCCCGCCACGGTCGCCGAGGGTCAGACCAAGATCGACCCGGCCGTCCTGAAGAACCGCAGCCGCTTCGTCCCCGAGGACATCAAGCTGCCCGAGATCTTCCTGGCGACCTTCGTCATGGTGCTGCTCACGTACGGTCTGATCGGCCTGTACAGCGTGTGGGCGGAAGGTACGGAACTGCACCCCGGCATCCACAAGGTGCGGTCCACGCCCCTGGCGACCCTGGGCATCCTCACCACCCTGGGCCTGACCGTGGTGTTCGGCGTGCTGTTCGTCCGGCAGATGGTCACCGACTTCGCCGGGTGGGGCGCGAAGGAACCCGTGGCGCCCAACGTGACCGCCGAGGGCTTCTACGCCGCGATGATCCTGCTGATGCTGGCCGCCAGCATCGCGCTGTACAAGAAGTACTTCATGGACGGCGAGGTCCTCGTCGAAGACGCCAGCGGCGAATTCCCCTGGTGA